Proteins co-encoded in one Actinomycetota bacterium genomic window:
- a CDS encoding VOC family protein, translating into MDLRIDVVTLAVPDLAAAHAFYVDRLGWEPALVVPGEVTFLRAGPGRMVGLFGRDDLAADIGSGQPPPFDLGHLCDDETGVDEVTAALVEAGATVRKPPQRAVWGGYHAYVEAPDGTVWEIAHNPGWSVDSEGNAHIGPVPGA; encoded by the coding sequence ATGGACCTGCGCATCGACGTCGTCACCCTGGCCGTGCCCGACCTGGCCGCCGCCCACGCCTTCTACGTCGACCGTCTGGGGTGGGAGCCGGCGCTCGTGGTCCCGGGCGAGGTCACGTTCCTGAGGGCCGGCCCCGGGCGCATGGTGGGCCTGTTCGGGCGGGACGACCTGGCGGCCGACATCGGCTCGGGCCAACCGCCCCCGTTCGACCTCGGCCACCTGTGCGACGACGAAACCGGGGTCGACGAGGTCACGGCCGCGCTGGTCGAGGCCGGGGCCACGGTGCGCAAGCCTCCCCAGCGGGCCGTGTGGGGCGGCTACCACGCCTACGTCGAGGCGCCCGACGGGACGGTGTGGGAGATCGCCCACAACCCCGGCTGGTCGGTCGACAGCGAGGGCAACGCCCACATCG